In one window of Desulfuribacillus alkaliarsenatis DNA:
- a CDS encoding L-lactate MFS transporter: MKKPRNRWSVVFGALLIQVCLGAVYAWSLFNKPLTEKFGWSTDDVVLTFSITIATFAAFTFFAGKLQDKIGPRLVAMGGGILLGVGLMLASTATSIYQLYFYYGVIGGAGIGAAYVCPIATCVKWFPDRPSLITGVAVAGFGAGGLLFKPIITYFIDTLGVMPAFFYLGLIYLIGITVGAQFLANPTENCIPKKDNADTIIPKKDYSTKEMLKTPKFYVIWSVFFIGCMVGLMVISLAVDIGVNLAQISAEAAGNAIITIALLNAFGRIFWGSVADRFGFRNTLMIIYSLTAITITYMGYVSLTYFTFLVTTSIIGFFFGGFLALFPSKTAFHYGTKNLGTNYGLVYLAYGLSAFAGPILATRLGFINAFYISAVLCLLAVAGIYLIRSISLTSEKIMSK; the protein is encoded by the coding sequence ATGAAGAAACCTAGAAATCGCTGGAGTGTCGTATTCGGTGCCCTTCTAATCCAGGTATGCTTGGGCGCAGTTTATGCTTGGAGTTTATTTAATAAACCTTTAACTGAGAAGTTTGGATGGTCTACCGACGATGTTGTATTGACCTTCTCAATAACTATAGCAACCTTTGCAGCCTTTACCTTTTTTGCTGGTAAGCTCCAGGATAAAATTGGCCCTCGCTTAGTTGCAATGGGCGGCGGTATTTTGCTAGGGGTTGGCTTGATGCTAGCAAGTACTGCTACAAGTATTTATCAATTATACTTCTATTATGGAGTTATTGGTGGCGCTGGTATTGGTGCCGCTTATGTTTGTCCTATTGCCACTTGTGTTAAATGGTTTCCTGATCGTCCAAGTTTAATTACAGGAGTAGCTGTAGCTGGTTTTGGAGCTGGCGGTCTTTTATTCAAGCCTATTATCACCTACTTTATAGATACTTTAGGTGTTATGCCTGCATTTTTTTATCTCGGTCTTATTTATTTAATCGGAATCACTGTAGGTGCTCAATTCCTTGCTAATCCAACAGAAAACTGTATTCCGAAAAAAGATAACGCCGACACCATTATTCCTAAAAAAGATTACTCTACGAAAGAAATGCTTAAGACACCTAAGTTCTATGTGATATGGTCAGTCTTTTTCATTGGTTGCATGGTAGGGCTAATGGTTATAAGCCTAGCTGTTGATATTGGGGTTAATTTAGCACAAATATCAGCTGAGGCTGCTGGTAACGCAATTATTACTATTGCACTGTTAAATGCCTTTGGTAGAATATTCTGGGGCAGCGTTGCAGATCGCTTTGGTTTTAGAAACACTTTGATGATTATCTATAGTCTAACTGCTATCACTATCACTTACATGGGCTACGTTAGTTTAACGTACTTTACGTTCCTTGTTACTACTTCTATTATCGGTTTTTTCTTTGGTGGGTTCCTTGCTTTATTTCCATCAAAAACGGCGTTTCATTATGGAACCAAAAACCTCGGAACAAACTATGGTCTTGTCTACCTAGCATATGGTCTTTCTGCTTTTGCAGGACCTATACTAGCTACACGTTTAGGATTTATAAATGCCTTCTATATTTCTGCAGTGCTGTGCTTGCTAGCGGTAGCGGGTATATATTTAATCCGCTCGATAAGTTTAACTTCAGAAAAAATCATGTCAAAATAA
- a CDS encoding xanthine phosphoribosyltransferase, whose product MESLKEKILIDGIALSEDVLKVDSFLNHQLDPELMVDIGKEFAKRVEGGKKVTKILTIEASGIAAALTTGLELGVPVLFARKKKSITMTDDNYVSQVYSFTKKEESDITVAKRFLNEDDHVLIVDDFLARGAAAFGLISIVEQAGASLAGVGIIIEKAFQDGGTKLREAGHPVYSLVRIQSLEKGKVYFVEEE is encoded by the coding sequence TTGGAAAGCTTAAAGGAAAAAATTCTTATTGATGGAATAGCTTTATCTGAAGATGTTTTAAAGGTTGATTCCTTTTTAAATCATCAGCTTGATCCTGAGTTAATGGTTGACATAGGCAAGGAGTTTGCTAAGAGGGTTGAAGGTGGAAAGAAGGTCACTAAAATATTAACAATAGAAGCCTCAGGAATCGCGGCGGCTTTAACCACTGGCTTGGAGCTAGGAGTTCCAGTTTTATTTGCAAGAAAGAAAAAATCAATCACCATGACAGATGATAATTATGTGTCGCAGGTGTATTCTTTTACAAAAAAAGAAGAAAGTGATATCACCGTTGCTAAACGTTTCTTAAATGAAGACGACCATGTGTTAATCGTTGATGATTTTCTAGCCCGTGGGGCAGCAGCATTTGGCTTGATTTCAATAGTTGAACAGGCAGGTGCAAGCTTGGCAGGAGTAGGAATTATTATTGAAAAGGCATTTCAAGATGGTGGTACCAAGCTTAGGGAGGCAGGGCATCCTGTCTACTCGCTTGTAAGAATACAAAGCCTAGAAAAAGGCAAAGTTTATTTTGTTGAGGAGGAATAA
- a CDS encoding uracil permease — MSQEAKVNYPWFKKEDTDAFFALFQNNLANFVVIATAMLGMGFSAEIVFGKVIPGAAVAVIFGNLYYAYSANRLAQKEGRTDVTALSYGISTPVMFVFLFGVLLPAKTITGDAELAWKIGLAACFLSGLIEVLVSASGNWLRDNLPRAAILGALAGVALTFIGGEMLFKTLDMPVVGLFVLAIILVGLLGKVYMPFKIPASLFAIVIGTGLAYIIGAADTKQITEGLAQVGFYPMLPTFGVFEGFGYLFSGALIGLLAVILPITLYNAIETMNNVEAMSAEGDSYDVRECQAVDGAGTMLGALFGGAFPTTVYIASVGSKWMGAGRGYSILNAVVFGITAMAGLIAAMAAIIPLAVVAPILVFVGMSMVATTFQSNETKYYPAVVIAMLPYFANYIMSRFNTAAGETVEAISTGLVPLGQGAMFTGIILGAITVYIIDHNFKKASIFAFIGAGLSFIGIMHAPKLGVFAANEFMAGYIIMGLFFLYYAFQDPKKISYRKVDTDLGQVEVEVDTNQKEGYTK, encoded by the coding sequence ATGAGTCAAGAAGCTAAGGTAAACTACCCTTGGTTCAAAAAAGAAGACACGGATGCATTTTTTGCGCTGTTTCAAAACAACCTAGCAAACTTTGTTGTCATTGCGACGGCAATGTTAGGTATGGGGTTTTCAGCTGAAATTGTCTTCGGTAAGGTTATACCTGGTGCTGCGGTAGCTGTTATTTTCGGGAACTTATACTATGCTTATTCTGCAAACCGCCTAGCGCAAAAAGAAGGCCGTACGGATGTTACAGCACTTTCCTACGGAATTAGTACGCCAGTTATGTTCGTATTTCTATTTGGTGTACTATTGCCTGCAAAAACAATTACAGGAGATGCTGAGCTAGCATGGAAGATTGGACTTGCTGCCTGTTTTTTAAGTGGACTAATTGAGGTATTAGTAAGTGCGTCAGGTAATTGGTTAAGGGACAACCTCCCTAGGGCTGCAATCCTTGGAGCATTAGCAGGGGTCGCATTGACTTTTATCGGTGGAGAAATGCTATTTAAAACGCTGGACATGCCAGTGGTAGGATTGTTTGTATTAGCTATTATTTTAGTAGGATTATTAGGCAAAGTGTATATGCCGTTTAAGATTCCAGCATCACTGTTTGCAATTGTTATTGGTACTGGACTTGCTTATATTATTGGAGCAGCAGATACGAAACAAATCACTGAAGGCTTGGCACAGGTTGGCTTCTATCCAATGCTTCCGACCTTTGGAGTATTTGAAGGATTTGGCTATTTATTCTCAGGGGCTCTTATTGGCTTACTAGCAGTAATCTTACCAATTACATTATACAATGCCATCGAAACAATGAATAACGTAGAAGCTATGTCTGCAGAAGGAGATAGCTATGACGTTCGTGAGTGTCAAGCGGTAGACGGTGCAGGTACAATGCTTGGTGCTTTATTTGGCGGGGCTTTCCCAACAACGGTATATATTGCCTCTGTAGGCTCTAAGTGGATGGGAGCAGGACGTGGATATAGCATCTTGAATGCAGTTGTCTTTGGTATTACGGCTATGGCTGGTCTGATAGCCGCTATGGCAGCCATAATTCCACTTGCAGTAGTAGCACCAATACTAGTATTCGTTGGGATGTCAATGGTAGCAACAACATTCCAAAGTAACGAAACGAAGTACTACCCAGCAGTTGTAATTGCAATGCTGCCATACTTCGCAAATTACATTATGTCGCGCTTTAATACTGCGGCAGGTGAAACTGTAGAAGCAATTTCAACAGGTCTTGTACCACTTGGTCAAGGTGCTATGTTTACGGGTATAATCCTCGGTGCAATTACTGTATATATCATTGATCATAATTTCAAGAAGGCATCAATCTTTGCCTTTATAGGCGCAGGTCTTTCCTTCATTGGAATAATGCACGCACCAAAGCTTGGAGTTTTTGCTGCAAACGAGTTTATGGCAGGCTACATTATCATGGGACTATTCTTCTTGTACTATGCCTTCCAAGACCCGAAAAAAATTAGCTATAGAAAAGTAGACACTGACTTAGGTCAAGTAGAAGTTGAAGTAGATACAAATCAAAAAGAAGGCTATACGAAGTAA
- a CDS encoding tyrosine-type recombinase/integrase: MIKVTQKGQRLYVQFEYKQEFVEKMRTIPGRCWEQKLKMWSIPNDHKTREILKEAFIGEVLTIETEKESTQDNSTILEEMMDKVETQLSLRGYSFKTKKAYKGQIRRFIEYLNGIQSDKRGLILSFDKEEIEGYLIHLMKRKEVSHTYVSQVISAIKFLSKEVLQQKELSINIPRPKKEKKLPVILSEDEVIAIFKATKNLKHKTMLVLTYSSGLRIGEVVSLKVVDIDPKRLLIHVKQAKGKKDRYTLLSSTAMKILEKYIDEVRPKDWLFPGGEEGKHLTTRSLQKIFSKALEGAGIRKKATVHSLRHSFATHLLESGTDLRYIQELLGHSSSKTTEIYTHVTKTSISKIKSPLDRMGF; the protein is encoded by the coding sequence GTGATTAAGGTAACTCAAAAAGGACAGCGTCTATATGTTCAGTTCGAATACAAACAGGAATTTGTTGAAAAGATGCGGACCATCCCAGGTAGATGCTGGGAGCAAAAATTAAAAATGTGGTCAATACCAAATGATCATAAGACACGAGAAATTTTAAAAGAAGCATTTATTGGTGAAGTTCTTACGATTGAGACTGAAAAGGAATCAACACAAGATAATAGTACTATTTTAGAGGAAATGATGGATAAAGTGGAAACACAGCTGTCATTACGGGGGTATTCTTTTAAAACGAAGAAGGCGTACAAAGGGCAAATTCGAAGATTTATAGAGTACTTAAATGGCATACAATCGGACAAAAGAGGTCTAATACTAAGCTTTGATAAGGAAGAGATTGAAGGGTACTTAATACATCTAATGAAACGAAAGGAAGTATCACACACGTATGTGAGCCAAGTAATCAGTGCCATTAAATTTTTATCTAAGGAAGTACTGCAGCAAAAAGAATTATCAATCAATATTCCTAGACCAAAAAAAGAAAAAAAGCTGCCTGTCATATTAAGCGAAGATGAAGTAATTGCAATATTTAAAGCAACAAAAAATTTAAAACATAAAACTATGCTAGTATTAACGTATTCATCTGGTCTGAGGATTGGAGAAGTGGTTTCATTAAAGGTTGTGGATATCGACCCTAAACGTTTATTAATTCACGTAAAGCAGGCAAAAGGTAAGAAAGATCGCTATACATTGCTTTCGAGTACAGCGATGAAAATATTAGAGAAATATATAGATGAGGTAAGACCAAAGGATTGGCTTTTTCCTGGAGGTGAGGAAGGTAAACACTTAACTACTAGATCTTTACAGAAGATATTTAGCAAGGCATTAGAGGGAGCGGGAATACGGAAAAAGGCAACAGTGCATAGTCTAAGACATTCGTTTGCGACACATTTATTGGAGTCAGGGACTGATTTGCGTTATATACAAGAACTGTTAGGACATTCAAGTTCGAAAACAACAGAAATATACACGCATGTAACGAAGACAAGTATTTCTAAAATAAAAAGTCCGCTAGATCGAATGGGCTTCTAA